The following nucleotide sequence is from Coffea eugenioides isolate CCC68of chromosome 3, Ceug_1.0, whole genome shotgun sequence.
tataacaaaggtaaatacatttaaaaaaattttaccatactggttagattaacgatgaaataaaatgccaagaaaataatgttaggaattaaaACGATTGTATTACTATAATTATAGGGATAGAATGAGAATAACAGTGTAGTAATGCTATATAATAAAAGGGTActtttgtccaaaaatttttaacatGTTGAATTGAATTACCTATGGAGgtgaagtgactaaaagataacgttaaggggTAAACTaatagtagtgatatagtttaagggggtaaagtgataataaccctattATCTATGTCTGTTGCACTAGTTCCTACATTTGTATGGTGCAATTTAAATTGACCATTGTAGAAAATCCCAACTCTGGAAAGTGGGAACAGCGGGTTGGGGCTGTCGACCgcccaagattttttttttcttttgtacatCCGAGTATCATTTGTTTTTAAAGAAATCCATAGTTGAACTAGTTTTTGCCACATTAAAACATGTTTTAAAATTAAACTTAGCCTTCCTACGGTAAATTTTCCCGCTTTCCCTTTATTCACATCCTCATTGCTAATTCTTCCCCTTCTTCTCTCCTTCTTTCCTTCTCCCATTTTGTCCTCCATCAATATCTTTTATGCCCCTTCCCTCTCATTCACATCCTCATTGCCAATTCTTCTggttcttctctctttttccgtTGTCCTCCATCACTATCTTTCAAATAGTTTACAACTGACTCCATTATCATGACTTTAAAATCAGTAATAACAAATTTTATAAGCCTTCTGAAATATagaaatctaaaataaaaaagacaGAGGGCGAAGTCAAGGGTTTTGTCTATTGCCTTTACTCACAGATGCTCCCACGCACTCAATGATACACACACCCCTTtcttataatttctaataaccGGAGGCAATTTAATACTAGCTATTTTAGGGCTACAGATATATAATTTGTAAAGCTTTTACtagtttcttggttttcttATCATTAACATCCATATTTATGCGTAATTGTAATACAGGTTTACACGAGAAGATGGATAATTGTTTTGAAATGTTTTTCATTTAGTTTTCCTACTTGGAATAGTAATCCCGTGGATAGTTTTTGCTAGAGGTGAAACTgacagaaaatttcattttagttttGATTGTTCATTATTTAAGTGCCACTCGTAAGGAATTCTAAAGTTCATAATGAATACCATATAATTGGTTTAACATAACCATGACGCGGCTTTGCTCAAGTTTACAGCTGCAATTTGGTGATGAAATTTCGATTATGCATATAAGCTCAAAAGATAGCAATCAATTGGTAGACAAATAAAGGTATTTACTGGGGAAAAAAGCCCAAGCTGTGGATGGTTGAAGTATGAACAAAGATTTTCAAAGAGACAATGAATGAAGATCAAAAACTAATAAAACGGAAGACTCTAAATCGGCAAGCAGTTTGAATTCCAAATGAGTGTACataagatttactctaaaaTTATCACTTTGGGTAAAGTGTGCTGCTTCTCTCTACACCATGAAAAGCCCCAATAAAATTGCTAATAGTATAACACGCTAATATGACTTAGGTCCTGTTTGATAATTCGATagttaaatttaatggattcaattCATAACATCTTAAGGtgcgtttgataacaaaaaaatataacatttaaaaaattaatttaatttttctaggcaaaacttgtttaaaaaataagtgataagcaATTCAATTAGCACTTAATGTGATATAAATTCTAATACACAATTCAGTAATTTAATGAAATCagaatttaaatttcaaattttagtttttagattttaattttattaaacaCGCCGTTTCTCCCTTACTTTGGTCtgccaatttttatttttttttaaaaaaagcatACATTGATAATTTTCGCTTTTCATCTTTGCATGCATTGGAGTCCTTTGAGTCCATGTTGAAGAAAGTGGGAAAAGCAATAACCCTTGGAAAAGGGGCGGACATCTTTGAAGAAACATTgcataaaggaaaaaaaagagtggAGAATAATTCGCACCAAGCAAAATTTGGAGAGTCCAAAACGAAACAAATATCATCAAAGCCGTACCAGAGCCAGAGGAGGAAAAGACACCTCTTCACTCTAGACAACCACTCACTAGTGGCATTACTAGCAACCACTCACTAGATCTGATCACTATACCATATTTGGCATCAATTTTCCCCTAACAAAACTCCTGAAAGTCTATTGGCTATGATGGTTTATTTTCTCACACAATACATACTCAGCAGCTCACTTTCCACTACACAGCTGCCACAacaacctttttattttttcctcctttttgaAGCTGCCACGACAACTTGGTTTACGCAGAAACTTGATCCTCTAACTAAGCTGCCATATTCATCGTATTATCTTCTGCTGATGCCTGATAGTACTATCCTGTAGGAAAAGGAGGCACTGCAGTGTGCATTTAACAGGAGGCAAGAATAATGCAACATCACTCAGATTCTACATATCTGCTGCATCTATTAATTtaacagaaaaggaaaaatgaaaaaaaaaagattcataTGGCCACGTTTACTCACAAAGATCTTACTCATATGATGCACCAGTTGATAACAACCTGGTAATAAAGAGCATTGTTGGCCTAAATTGAGGATCAACATGTAGACAAGCTCTTACTAGTTTGAGAACAGATTTCAGACTcctttcaatttcttgactgGGGTACAGAAGTCTTTGGTCGAGCAAGTCTTTCAGTTCTATGTTTTCAGGCTTTGAAGACATTAGATAAGCAATCAAGTCACCAGGATGCTTTCCTTTGATTACTTCCATTGTCAGGACCCCAAAGCTATAAACATCACACTTTTCAGTTACTTTCATTGTGTAGGCAAATTCTGCAAGGTACAAATGGAAAATCATGTTGTGACAACATGTGATCATACCTGAATTTAATAGctaaaaaaattgatgcaaGAAAGAAACATTTATTACCTGGTGCAACATATCCATATGTTCCTACAAGAGAACTCCAATTGGACGAGTCTTCTTTCAGAAACTTAGAAGTGCCGAAATCAGAAATGTGAGCCTCATATTCTGGATCAAGCAAAATGTTGTTGCTTGATAAGTCTCGATGTACAATTGCTGGTGAACAATCATGATGCATGTAGGATAAAGCATGAGCGATGCCTTTGATGATTTTCAACCTCTTCTGCCAGTCTAACTCCATAGCTTCTTCTTCCATGCTCAAAATTTTTGCCAAGCTTCCTCTTTCAAGGTACTCATAAACCAAAAATGAGTGCCGAGAATTTGAGCAGAAGCCAAAGAGTTTCACAATGTTTCGATGCTTGATTTCTGTCAAGGCCTTTATCTCATTCAAGAAACTTCTATGCATCGCCATCACAGGCACATGGTGAAGCTTCTTTACGGCTATCACATCGCCTGATGGAAGCTCTGCTCTATAAACACTTCCATAACCCCCTTTCCCAATGCAAAATATGTCATTGAACTCTTCTGTAGCCATTACTATTTCTTTATATAATGCTTTCCCGTCATAAGAACATACAGAAAAAATATTGCCCTTCTTCATATCCATATCTTCTGTTCCTGAACTTTTTCTCCATTGATCATGCAATCTGAGACCACCATAGAATGCACAAAGAAGTAGGAATGATCCCAGAAGAGGACATAAAATTGTGACAAGAAGTTTCTTCTGCTTATCCTTGACATGCTTTTTAATCAACGGGGAACTTCCACAAGCTGGTAACCCTGTAATATTGCCGCATAGACCTTTATTTCCCTGTACTTCCTCTATGGTTAAATTCATAAAGGCTCTACCACTCGGAATTGGACCCTCTAAATTATTGAATGAAATATTAATGTGCAATAAACCAGGCAATTTTACTAAAGCCTTTGGGATTACACCAGAGAGGTTATTGTGTGAGAGATCCAATGTTCCCAGATTTTGCAAGCTTTGGAACTCAGATGGTATCTCTCCTGTGAAGAAATTTCGACTCAAATCCAGTTCAGAAAGTTGGGTCaacttcccaatttggaatGGAATCTTTTGGGTGAAAATGTTGTTGCTCAAGTTCATGTGAAACAAGTACCTGAAATCTCCCAAATGTTCTGGAATAGATCCATTCAAGGAGTTTGTGGACAGGTCTAGATAAAGAAGTTTTGTTAGCATTCCCAACTCCTGAGGTATACTGCCAGTGAGTTGGTTGTCATGCAAATATAGATTAAGCATAGACGCCAACTTCCCAACTCCTCTTGGTATCTCCCCAGATAAATAATTTGAAGAAAGATCAAGTGCTTGTAATTGAGTTAAAGTTCCAATTTCTGGAGGTATACCACCTGTGATGTTGTTCTTTGCAACCATCAGGGTCGTCAAGATTTTGCATTTTCCCCAGTTGCCAGAGAGTTCCCCGTAGAATGCGTTGTTGCTGAGATCTATGAAGTCCAGGAATGGATAGATGCCAAACATTTCTGACAAGTTTCCATGGAAATGGTTCCCATTGAAGCGGGCCCTAATTAAGCTTGAGCAATTTTTCAAGCTTCTAGGGATTGGACCTGTAAGCATGTTCTCAGATACAGTAATGTTTTGGAGGGTTCCATTTTGACATAGTAGATCTGGCAATGGACCAGATAATTGATTTTGATCCATTTCCAAAACTACCAACTTTTTCAGGTTTCCAAGCTCTTCTGGTATGGTACCAGAAAATTGGTTCGCTTGGAGATACAGTTTGTTTAAGTTACTCAAATTACCAATTGAAACAGGAATAGAACCATTAAGTTGGTTCCCACCTATTTCCATTTCGGTAAGGAATTTGAGGCCACCCAAATCTTTTGGAATTGGACTTGAGAGTTGATTCTCATAGAGATACAGATGTGTTAAATTGGTCAAATTACCCAGTGACTTTGGGATTGCACCAGTAAGATTATTTCGATACAACATAAGAAACTGGAGTGAGATCAAATATCCCATCGCCTTGGGAATGGGACCATATAGGTGATTTTGGAAAAGATATAACTTCACTAGCTTGGTGAGGTTGCCAAAAGTGGATGGAATTGGACCTATCAAAGTGTTGTTGTTCAGATAAAGTTCAATCAGATTATGCAGAGTTCCAATTCCGTCAGGAATTGTACCTGAAAGTTGATTTCTTCCTAGAGCTAAATGAGTCAAGTTTCTCAAGTTGCCAATTTCAGGTGGGATTTCATGTGACAAATCATTAACTGAGAAATCAAGATAAATGAGCTTGGACAAGTTACCTATTTCACGAGGTATGCTGCCAAAGATCTGATTCAGGCTAAGATCAAGATATTCCAGATTTGGGAGGGTTGAAAATGGGAAGTCATAAAGGCTACCTTTTATGCTGTACTCTGACAGATTCAACTTGCTGACACTTCCATTAATGCATGAAATGCCAGCCCAAGTGCATGGAAGGTTGGAAGAATTCTTGCCGCTGATGGATTGGACGCTCCACGAGGCTAGCAAGCTATTGTTCTTGTTTTGAAAGCTGCCTTTCCATTTCAAAAGACCAGCCGCCTCACTAGCAGAATCTGAAGCGACACCTTTGGCTTTGGGATGAGATGATGGGAAAAGTAGGACCACAATGAATATAGAGATTAATTCAAAAGAACCCATGACTACTTTCGAGTTCAACTCAAGTTTGCGCAGGTTGATATGTGTACCGCAAATGAAGCCAGTATTTATCCTGTCTTCCCAGCTGTACAAGGAAGACTTCCGAGGTCTTCTTGTTCTGTCCTTTTCTTcctaattttccatttttgttttctttcttttggagatTGAAACAATTAAGATGTCTGATTCGAAGGCCCAAGAAATTTAATGCAATGAAATGTCTTGATGAGATTGAACATTTTGATATTCTGTCACTGATTTAGAAAATATAAGGATGACTTTCCTACTAAATCTGCAGAAGAAGGTGACTCGGTGTGCCAGATTCGTAAAAATGACGATCAACTTACAGGCTAAGCTCTTTATGGTATAGATCTGGATCAACTTACGCCTAATGATTTGGTTGTAGATTTCAAGAAATAGAAGTGAGAAATTGCCAaagatgaattttttttttccaaattttcattgGCAGATTTAATTGGTCATAGTACATTTGTCCTTGCCCAAATAGAATTTAGTGGGCATTGATATCAAAACTTCAAAGTTTGTTATGTTTGATTTCGAGTATTTTTTGCATTCGCACTTTACTTATGATCTCCTGTTAGCTAACGGCATAGACACAAGTTGACACGAAATGAGATAAATTTGGCCAGAACTAATTATAGTTTGGTACTAATTATATTGACTtcaaaaggttttttttttttttgttttagacCAAAAAGTTCAAGAATGTTCAAGAGACCTTAAGCAGATGAAAACTCAAACACAAAATTTGGGAACACATACAATGAAAGACACCAGTTTTGTTTCAAGCAATTACAAGTAAGGATGACGAAGAAAGAAAGAAGTCGTGCATCACATACACCCGGGTTTTGCATGTGACTGGGCTTTCTTTCATTTGGATATTCCTCCTTCTAAAAAGACAAGTCAAAATTAAAGATGGAATTCATGGGTTAGGAATACCTTGAGCAATTACAAATTAAACCCACGAAATAAGCATAAAGTCAAAACATGGGTATGTGGAAGACGGAAGAACTTAAAAATCTATAACCCAAACTGACGCGTTACATGTTTTTTTAagtacaaaagaaaaaacatgatgggtcttgttatttatttgtttgtttttcgTGTCAAAGTTGATCTCCATTTGCGCAGAACCGTGCCGTGTCCGACGAGAAGAAGGCGGTCCCTTCGGGGATGGGACATCCGATGAAATTGGAACGGAAAGAAGGCAATTCCCAATTTCATAAGGACAAAATTTGGGTATATGTGATTTTTAAAGGCTTAATGATCCAAATCGTGTCACATCATTGAGATAATGCAGTAcaatttgaattattgaattttcAAAGATCGAGTAATATAGTAcaatttgaattattgaattttcGAAGATCGAGTCTGTTCAATAGCAAGTCATTCCATGATAAGACTAATATTTTGTCTCATTTGTTGATAAGTATTTGATAAccacaaaaaaaggaaaaaaaactgaaaaagatGGTCAGCTTTGACATAAGCCTGGAAATCATCCTTACTTTTTACTGTCGTCAGCTCGacctcgagctcgactcggcctAATTTGAGGTCGAGCTCAAATTCGAACTTTATATTGAGAGTTTGTCAAGTTCGAATTTGGTAAAATTGAGTCCAAACTCAATTcaattaaatcaaaacttgactCGAATCAACTTGTTTGCAGCCTTAcatcagccaaaaaaaaaaaaatttactccCAAAAATTTTGTACATTTAAAACACAGTCGGATGAACTCAATATGTTAAAGAAGGAAAGTAGAAATCCAAAGGAGTAATTTTCTACCAATTCTATGGGCAGAATTAGTTGGCCGTAGTACTGGCTCAAAACAGAATTTAATTGATATCGGAATCTAAACTTCTATTTCTGTCCGTTTGAATTCCAGTATTTTCTGCTTCAGGTTAATATACCCTTCTCTTTTCCTGTTAGTTAAAGGGCTGCAAATGTGTAAATTAAACTTGGCCTCCCTAGTCTTGTAGATATCTAAGTTTTGCCCAACACTTCCCCTTCTTCTCTCCTTTCCCCTTCCTGAACTCCCATCAATACGTTGTGGTTGATTCAGGATCATGACTTTAATCAAATGGTAATAGCTTTTATAAGTCTTCCAGAATGATGG
It contains:
- the LOC113765597 gene encoding MDIS1-interacting receptor like kinase 2-like produces the protein MGYLISLQFLMLYRNNLTGAIPKSLGNLTNLTHLYLYENQLSSPIPKDLGGLKFLTEMEIGGNQLNGSIPVSIGNLSNLNKLYLQANQFSGTIPEELGNLKKLVVLEMDQNQLSGPLPDLLCQNGTLQNITVSENMLTGPIPRSLKNCSSLIRARFNGNHFHGNLSEMFGIYPFLDFIDLSNNAFYGELSGNWGKCKILTTLMVAKNNITGGIPPEIGTLTQLQALDLSSNYLSGEIPRGVGKLASMLNLYLHDNQLTGSIPQELGMLTKLLYLDLSTNSLNGSIPEHLGDFRYLFHMNLSNNIFTQKIPFQIGKLTQLSELDLSRNFFTGEIPSEFQSLQNLGTLDLSHNNLSGVIPKALVKLPGLLHINISFNNLEGPIPSGRAFMNLTIEEVQGNKGLCGNITGLPACGSSPLIKKHVKDKQKKLLVTILCPLLGSFLLLCAFYGGLRLHDQWRKSSGTEDMDMKKGNIFSVCSYDGKALYKEIVMATEEFNDIFCIGKGGYGSVYRAELPSGDVIAVKKLHHVPVMAMHRSFLNEIKALTEIKHRNIVKLFGFCSNSRHSFLVYEYLERGSLAKILSMEEEAMELDWQKRLKIIKGIAHALSYMHHDCSPAIVHRDLSSNNILLDPEYEAHISDFGTSKFLKEDSSNWSSLVGTYGYVAPEFAYTMKVTEKCDVYSFGVLTMEVIKGKHPGDLIAYLMSSKPENIELKDLLDQRLLYPSQEIERSLKSVLKLVRACLHVDPQFRPTMLFITRLLSTGASYE